A single genomic interval of Methylobacterium bullatum harbors:
- a CDS encoding Magnesium transporter MgtE yields MNPIATFPTKIDPSVLAARLSDERAPDIVEALNEEAPEVAAAILLGLPHDRAVEVLDQPELDLAADIIEMLPRDRVASYLSGMSADRVTDVFREIEEPGRSDLRARLDAETRGTIDRLSAYGEESVGSLMTTEFVTVPGNWTVQQTLDHVRSVEKTRETIYAIFVLDPRTQALTKAVPLRRLISGNPGDNVLSVAAGRRPLAVSPTASREEAARLISKYDLLALPVVDAVGHLIGIVTVDDMIDAMVEKQTQDVQRFGGMEALPEPYMDIGFGTMIRKRAGWLCALFLGEMMTATAMQGFEGQLEKAIVLTLFIPLIMSSGGNSGSQATSLLIRALALHEVRLRDWWRVALREVPTGLLLGAILGAIGIVRIVVWQKAGLYDYGEHWMLVAATVGAALVGIVTFGSLTGSMLPFVLQRLGFDPATASAPFVATLVDVTGLVIYFSVAMLILRGTLL; encoded by the coding sequence ATGAACCCGATCGCCACCTTTCCCACCAAGATCGATCCCTCCGTGCTGGCCGCCCGCCTGTCGGACGAACGCGCGCCCGACATCGTCGAGGCACTGAACGAGGAGGCGCCCGAAGTCGCCGCCGCGATTCTGCTCGGGCTGCCCCACGACCGGGCGGTGGAGGTGCTCGACCAGCCTGAACTCGACTTGGCCGCCGACATCATCGAGATGCTGCCGCGCGACCGGGTGGCCTCCTACCTGTCCGGCATGTCGGCGGACCGGGTGACGGACGTGTTCCGCGAGATCGAGGAGCCGGGCCGCTCCGACCTGAGGGCGCGGCTCGATGCGGAGACGCGCGGCACGATCGACCGGCTCAGCGCCTATGGCGAGGAGAGCGTGGGCTCGCTGATGACCACGGAATTCGTCACCGTGCCGGGCAACTGGACGGTGCAGCAGACCCTCGACCATGTCCGTAGCGTCGAGAAGACCCGCGAGACGATCTACGCGATCTTCGTCCTCGACCCGCGCACCCAGGCGCTGACGAAGGCCGTGCCCCTGCGTCGGCTGATCTCCGGCAATCCCGGCGACAACGTCCTCAGCGTCGCCGCCGGCCGGCGGCCGCTGGCCGTCTCGCCCACCGCCAGCCGCGAGGAGGCCGCGCGGCTGATCTCGAAATACGACCTGCTGGCCCTGCCGGTGGTGGATGCGGTGGGCCACCTCATCGGCATCGTCACCGTCGACGACATGATCGACGCCATGGTCGAGAAGCAGACGCAGGACGTTCAGCGTTTCGGCGGCATGGAGGCCCTGCCCGAGCCCTACATGGATATCGGCTTCGGCACGATGATCCGGAAGCGGGCCGGCTGGCTCTGCGCCCTGTTCCTCGGCGAGATGATGACCGCCACGGCGATGCAGGGGTTCGAGGGGCAGTTGGAGAAGGCCATCGTCCTCACCCTTTTCATCCCGCTCATCATGAGTTCGGGCGGCAATTCGGGCAGTCAGGCGACCTCGCTCCTCATCCGCGCGCTCGCGCTCCACGAGGTCCGCCTGCGCGACTGGTGGCGCGTGGCCCTGCGCGAGGTGCCCACCGGGTTGCTGCTGGGCGCCATCCTGGGGGCTATCGGGATCGTCCGCATCGTCGTCTGGCAGAAGGCGGGGCTCTACGATTACGGCGAGCACTGGATGCTGGTGGCGGCGACGGTGGGGGCCGCCCTGGTCGGCATCGTCACCTTCGGTTCGCTGACGGGATCGATGCTCCCCTTCGTGCTCCAGCGCCTCGGCTTCGATCCGGCGACGGCCTCGGCGCCCTTCGTGGCGACGCTCGTCGATGTGACCGGCCTCGTGATCTACTTCTCGGTGGCGATGCTGATCCTGCGCGGCACGCTGCTGTGA
- the pqqA_1 gene encoding Coenzyme PQQ synthesis protein A: protein MRWSAPVVQEVCVGMEVTSYESAEIDPFN from the coding sequence ATGAGATGGTCTGCCCCCGTTGTTCAGGAAGTTTGCGTCGGCATGGAAGTCACAAGCTACGAGTCGGCGGAAATCGATCCCTTCAACTAA
- the pqqA_2 gene encoding Coenzyme PQQ synthesis protein A: protein MTWSAPIVQEVCVGMEVTSYESAEIDTFN, encoded by the coding sequence ATGACGTGGTCTGCCCCCATCGTTCAGGAAGTGTGCGTCGGCATGGAAGTCACCAGCTACGAGTCGGCTGAGATCGACACCTTCAACTAA
- the crt_1 gene encoding Short-chain-enoyl-CoA hydratase yields the protein MTGADEPEILFERRGYAGLITLNRPKSLNALSFSMTTAMYRALSEWERDDTITRVVVRGRGGRAFCAGGDIRQIHDLARRGLDDEVKRFWLAEYHLNAYVKRYTKPYIALIEGIVMGGGVGLSLHGSHRVSSEHYSLAMPEVGIGFFPDVGMTHSLPRLARRAGVYLALTGARIGAGDALALGLATHHSAAEKFDAITDELAGGGAIERAFDRHATAFPEVGPITAHGATIEACFSADSVAGILARLDADGSPFATETAALMRTRSPHSLCIAHEQMRRGIGMEFAEAMQAEYRLAMRAMHWHDFHEGVRAVLVDKDNRPDWRPAALADVDPAGIAEAFTDLPDGDAPRFDGSQRMSS from the coding sequence ATGACAGGCGCAGACGAGCCGGAGATCCTGTTCGAGCGGCGTGGGTATGCCGGCCTGATCACCCTGAACCGGCCTAAATCCTTGAATGCGCTCTCATTCTCCATGACGACAGCGATGTATCGCGCCCTGTCGGAATGGGAGCGCGACGACACGATCACCCGCGTGGTCGTCCGCGGCCGGGGCGGGAGGGCGTTCTGCGCCGGCGGTGACATCCGCCAGATCCACGACCTCGCCCGCCGGGGGCTGGACGACGAGGTGAAGCGGTTCTGGCTCGCGGAGTACCACCTCAACGCCTATGTGAAGCGCTATACGAAACCCTACATCGCCCTGATCGAGGGGATCGTCATGGGTGGCGGGGTCGGCCTGTCCCTGCACGGGAGCCACCGGGTGTCCTCGGAGCATTACAGCTTGGCGATGCCGGAAGTGGGAATTGGGTTTTTTCCCGATGTGGGAATGACCCATTCGCTGCCGCGCCTGGCCCGTCGCGCAGGGGTCTATCTGGCCCTGACCGGCGCCCGGATCGGTGCCGGCGATGCCCTCGCTCTGGGGCTCGCCACCCACCATTCGGCGGCGGAGAAGTTCGACGCCATCACGGACGAGCTCGCCGGAGGTGGCGCCATCGAACGGGCTTTCGACCGCCACGCGACGGCCTTTCCGGAGGTCGGCCCGATCACGGCGCATGGCGCCACGATCGAAGCCTGTTTTTCCGCCGACAGCGTCGCCGGGATCCTCGCGAGACTCGACGCGGATGGGTCGCCCTTCGCCACCGAGACCGCCGCCCTGATGCGCACACGCTCTCCCCACTCCCTGTGCATCGCCCACGAGCAGATGAGGCGGGGGATCGGCATGGAGTTCGCCGAGGCGATGCAGGCGGAGTATCGCCTCGCCATGCGGGCCATGCACTGGCACGATTTCCACGAAGGGGTCCGCGCCGTGCTGGTGGACAAGGACAATCGCCCGGACTGGCGACCCGCCGCCCTGGCCGACGTGGACCCGGCCGGGATCGCCGAGGCCTTCACCGACCTGCCCGACGGCGACGCGCCGAGATTCGATGGATCGCAAAGGATGTCGTCATGA
- the hemB gene encoding Delta-aminolevulinic acid dehydratase, protein MTEATPTPRPLAIESAKASSAASLSITQRPRRNRKAEWSRRLVRENTLTVDDLIWPLFVIEGSGRREPIASMPGVERLSVDEIVREAERAARLGIPAISFFPYTEASLRDPTGSESLNSDNLVCRAVRAVKRAVPEIGVMTDVALDPYTSHGHDGLIEDGAILNDETVALLVEQSLIQAEAGTDIIAPSDMMDGRVGAIRTGLDKAGFRDVQIMAYAAKYASAFYGPFRDAIGTSAALVGDKRTYQMDPGNSDEALREVALDLEEGADSVMVKPGLPYLDIIRRVKDAFGVPTFAYQVSGEYAMIEAAALNGWLDGTRAMTESLLAFKRAGADGILTYYAPRVAERLRDGI, encoded by the coding sequence ATGACCGAAGCGACCCCGACCCCGCGTCCCCTCGCCATCGAAAGCGCCAAGGCGAGTTCCGCCGCGTCGCTGAGCATCACCCAGCGCCCCCGGCGCAACCGCAAGGCGGAGTGGTCGCGCCGCCTCGTGCGCGAAAATACCCTGACGGTGGATGACCTTATCTGGCCGCTCTTCGTCATCGAGGGGAGCGGACGGCGCGAGCCCATCGCCTCGATGCCCGGCGTGGAGCGCCTCAGCGTGGACGAGATCGTCCGCGAGGCGGAACGCGCGGCCCGGCTCGGAATCCCGGCCATCTCCTTCTTTCCCTATACCGAAGCCTCCTTGCGCGATCCGACCGGATCGGAATCCCTCAACTCCGACAACCTCGTCTGCCGCGCCGTGCGCGCCGTGAAGAGGGCGGTGCCGGAAATCGGCGTGATGACCGACGTCGCCCTCGATCCCTATACCAGCCACGGACATGACGGCCTGATCGAGGACGGGGCCATCCTCAACGACGAGACGGTGGCGCTCCTCGTGGAGCAGAGCCTGATCCAGGCCGAGGCGGGCACGGACATCATCGCCCCCTCCGACATGATGGACGGCCGCGTCGGCGCGATCCGCACCGGCCTCGACAAGGCCGGTTTTCGCGATGTCCAGATCATGGCCTACGCGGCGAAATATGCGAGCGCCTTCTACGGCCCGTTCCGTGACGCCATCGGCACCTCGGCCGCCCTTGTGGGCGACAAGCGCACCTACCAGATGGATCCGGGCAATTCTGACGAAGCCCTCCGGGAAGTCGCCCTCGATCTCGAGGAGGGCGCGGATTCGGTGATGGTCAAACCGGGCCTGCCCTATCTCGACATCATCCGCCGGGTGAAGGACGCGTTCGGCGTTCCGACCTTCGCCTATCAGGTCTCGGGCGAGTACGCGATGATCGAGGCCGCCGCCCTCAACGGCTGGCTCGACGGCACCCGCGCCATGACGGAGAGCCTCCTCGCCTTCAAGCGCGCCGGCGCCGACGGCATCCTGACCTATTACGCGCCCCGCGTGGCCGAACGCCTGCGCGACGGCATCTGA
- the mcp3_1 gene encoding Methyl-accepting chemotaxis protein 3, whose product MSTKLNEIDHPADSLSMLVETSTQQLKSLTHRSVGSIKSITRRMNLLALNALIEAAHAGERGAGFSVVANEVRSVAGEIEGLVSGLGNALGDGVDSLTQAVEHLASETRSARCIDLALNAVEIIDRNLYERTCDVRWWATDAAVVACAVAPTEAVRNHASHRLGVILSAYTVYLDLWLCSLDGKVIANGRPDRFNVVGQDVSQEPWFARAKPLTSGDEFAVANVARVAALNGAQSATYVASVREGGETNGKAIGFLAIHFDWEPQARTIVEGVRLAPAERAHSRVMLLDAENRVIACSRGNGLLTERYPLRTDGRSQGSYIDAAGRLVAFHETPGYETYRGLGWRGVIEQSA is encoded by the coding sequence ATGTCGACAAAACTGAACGAGATAGATCATCCGGCCGACAGTCTCTCGATGCTCGTCGAGACATCGACCCAGCAGCTGAAGTCTCTCACCCATCGTAGCGTCGGATCGATCAAGTCCATCACACGGCGCATGAATCTGCTGGCCCTGAACGCCCTCATCGAGGCGGCGCATGCGGGCGAGCGCGGTGCCGGCTTCTCCGTCGTCGCCAATGAGGTTCGCAGCGTCGCGGGCGAGATCGAGGGCCTCGTCTCGGGCCTCGGCAACGCTCTCGGCGACGGCGTCGACAGCCTGACCCAGGCCGTGGAGCACTTGGCCAGTGAGACCCGTTCCGCGCGCTGCATCGATCTCGCCCTCAACGCCGTGGAGATCATCGACCGGAACCTCTATGAGCGGACCTGCGACGTAAGGTGGTGGGCGACCGATGCCGCGGTCGTCGCATGCGCCGTCGCTCCGACCGAAGCGGTCAGAAACCACGCCTCCCACCGGCTCGGAGTCATCCTCTCCGCCTACACGGTCTATCTCGATCTCTGGCTATGCAGCCTCGACGGCAAGGTCATCGCCAATGGCCGGCCCGACCGGTTCAATGTCGTCGGCCAGGATGTGAGCCAGGAGCCGTGGTTCGCCCGCGCCAAGCCGCTGACCTCCGGCGATGAGTTCGCGGTGGCCAACGTGGCACGGGTCGCCGCGCTCAACGGCGCGCAGAGCGCCACCTATGTCGCCTCCGTGCGGGAAGGAGGCGAGACGAACGGTAAGGCGATCGGTTTCCTCGCGATCCATTTCGACTGGGAGCCGCAGGCACGCACCATCGTCGAGGGTGTCCGCCTCGCGCCGGCGGAGCGGGCCCATAGCCGTGTCATGCTGCTCGATGCCGAGAACCGCGTCATCGCCTGTTCCAGGGGCAATGGCCTCCTCACGGAGCGCTATCCCCTCCGCACGGACGGACGGAGCCAGGGAAGCTACATCGATGCAGCGGGGCGCCTCGTCGCCTTCCACGAGACGCCGGGCTACGAGACGTATCGCGGGCTCGGCTGGCGCGGCGTGATCGAGCAATCCGCCTGA
- the ppm1 gene encoding Polyprenol monophosphomannose synthase, producing the protein MTLPSTQPPSDSQADRPLLTIVIPTFNERDNIAVICGRIATALAPHRFEVIVVDDNSPDGTSAVVEELAKSDPRIRIITRTGRRGLAGACIEGMLAARSDLVAVMDADLQHEPATLTPMLDLMMSTEYDVVIASRYLDDPDVAAFSSVRKALSNAGNRLVRAFLRVQTSDPMSGFFLMRRSILVKAAPRLSRDGFKLLADILAQGGRSLKIGEVPYVFGPRLTGQSKLDERVLFDFAVLLIAKSAFGVLPTRFVSFALVGGLGVLVHLSLLGLMLFALNDNFLMSQTIATLGAMTANFFLNNILTYRDQRIVGADLLRGLAVFCLSCSCGAFNNILVAHLVYTGTGIWWLATGAGILVGAACNYVLSALTVWRRFEKRPDRETQVHRSDAAPAKSGGELGIPQPPSLSR; encoded by the coding sequence GTGACGCTTCCCTCTACCCAGCCACCGTCCGATTCGCAGGCGGATCGGCCCCTCCTCACGATCGTCATCCCCACTTTCAACGAGCGGGACAACATCGCGGTCATCTGCGGCCGGATCGCCACCGCGCTCGCGCCGCACCGTTTCGAGGTGATCGTCGTCGACGACAATTCGCCCGATGGTACATCCGCCGTCGTCGAAGAACTGGCGAAGAGCGATCCGCGGATCAGGATCATCACCCGGACTGGCCGGCGGGGGCTCGCGGGAGCCTGTATCGAGGGGATGCTGGCGGCGCGTTCCGACCTCGTCGCCGTGATGGATGCGGACCTGCAGCACGAACCGGCGACGCTGACGCCGATGCTCGACCTGATGATGTCCACCGAGTACGACGTGGTCATCGCCAGCCGCTACCTCGACGATCCCGACGTGGCGGCCTTCTCGTCCGTCCGCAAGGCCCTGAGCAATGCCGGAAACCGGCTGGTGCGAGCCTTTCTGCGGGTTCAGACCAGCGATCCCATGAGCGGCTTCTTCCTCATGCGCCGGAGCATTCTGGTGAAGGCCGCCCCACGCCTGAGCCGCGACGGCTTCAAGCTCCTGGCGGATATCCTGGCCCAGGGTGGGCGGTCGCTGAAGATCGGGGAAGTGCCCTATGTCTTCGGCCCTCGACTGACCGGACAAAGCAAGCTCGACGAAAGGGTTCTCTTCGATTTCGCGGTCCTTCTCATCGCGAAATCGGCCTTCGGCGTGCTCCCGACCCGGTTCGTCTCCTTCGCCCTCGTCGGCGGCCTCGGCGTCCTCGTCCACCTGTCGCTGCTGGGGCTCATGCTCTTCGCCCTGAACGACAATTTTCTGATGTCCCAGACTATCGCCACGCTCGGCGCGATGACGGCCAACTTCTTCCTGAACAACATCCTGACGTATCGGGACCAGCGGATCGTCGGCGCCGACCTCCTGCGCGGGCTCGCGGTCTTCTGCCTGTCCTGCTCCTGCGGCGCGTTCAACAATATTCTCGTTGCCCATCTCGTCTACACAGGGACCGGCATCTGGTGGCTGGCCACGGGAGCGGGCATTCTGGTGGGCGCAGCCTGCAACTACGTGCTGTCGGCTCTCACCGTATGGCGGCGCTTCGAAAAGCGGCCGGACCGGGAGACGCAGGTCCACCGGAGCGACGCCGCTCCGGCGAAGAGCGGCGGAGAACTCGGCATTCCCCAGCCTCCCTCCCTATCGCGGTAA
- the arnT_1 gene encoding Undecaprenyl phosphate-alpha-4-amino-4-deoxy-L-arabinose arabinosyl transferase — translation MPRSDRSREASAGPAREKAGPADYTRRVVTVLLAAFLVRLVVVRFLDLTFMETYGAVVARQPSLSFFDQPPLTWWTIAGAMRLFGSDDALIVRLPFLVMSVISGWLIYRITTRLFDSRAGFYAVCAYLLSPLLGLSDGSLAQTNGPMTVFILAALLTFLHIDFAARRIRDNGVWYTCAFLFGCALASKYLAILLVPGLLVAVASRAEGRRWLLRPATYLGLVVLLVPLLPVIVWNAEHGWVSFLYQGARAGGDGSINLARAFRWTLTQVLIVHPLVFGPALYMLYRGLRNGPRQEGPWLLACMSAPVLVFIFGVMVWSSHPLRGYHWASMGYLPLLPLVGAWAGGLAADRPDAARRWLATLAATTILVIGLLMAHVFTGWAERVAPAKAFRSQDPILLELYDWDDLPIALAARGFEPSRTFIAATRWEDCAKAFYAVGDRFRSLCLAGDNIHFTYLADAEKFRGMDAVIIDRYANLDAVRYNLDRHFEAFSEEAPIRLNFHGRKMHDLRIVRATHFDGTWPKPRIGAKGRQ, via the coding sequence ATGCCGCGTTCCGACCGGTCGCGTGAAGCCTCGGCGGGTCCCGCGCGGGAGAAGGCCGGACCGGCGGATTATACCCGTCGTGTCGTCACTGTCCTGCTCGCCGCTTTCCTCGTCCGTCTCGTGGTGGTGCGGTTTCTCGACCTCACCTTCATGGAAACCTATGGTGCGGTCGTCGCGAGGCAGCCGTCCCTCTCGTTCTTCGACCAGCCGCCGCTGACATGGTGGACGATCGCGGGCGCCATGCGCCTGTTCGGGTCCGACGATGCCTTGATCGTGCGCCTGCCGTTCCTTGTCATGTCGGTGATCTCGGGCTGGCTGATCTATCGGATCACGACGCGTCTCTTCGATTCCCGTGCGGGATTCTACGCGGTCTGCGCCTATCTGCTGTCGCCGCTTCTGGGACTTTCGGATGGGAGTCTCGCCCAGACGAACGGGCCGATGACCGTCTTCATTCTCGCGGCCCTCCTGACGTTTCTTCACATCGACTTCGCCGCTCGGCGCATCCGCGACAACGGGGTCTGGTACACCTGCGCATTCCTGTTCGGATGCGCCCTCGCGTCCAAGTATCTCGCGATCCTCCTGGTCCCCGGACTGCTCGTCGCCGTGGCGAGCCGGGCGGAGGGGAGGCGCTGGCTCCTGCGTCCTGCCACCTATCTCGGCCTCGTTGTCCTGCTGGTACCGCTCCTCCCGGTCATCGTCTGGAACGCCGAGCACGGCTGGGTCTCCTTCCTGTATCAAGGTGCCCGCGCCGGTGGGGACGGCAGCATCAACCTGGCGCGGGCGTTCCGCTGGACCCTGACGCAGGTCCTGATCGTCCATCCCCTCGTCTTCGGCCCGGCGCTGTACATGCTGTATCGCGGCCTTCGAAACGGGCCGAGGCAGGAGGGGCCCTGGCTTCTGGCCTGCATGTCCGCGCCCGTGCTCGTGTTCATCTTCGGCGTCATGGTGTGGAGCAGCCACCCGCTGCGCGGCTATCACTGGGCATCCATGGGCTATCTTCCGCTGCTGCCTCTCGTCGGCGCCTGGGCGGGTGGCCTCGCCGCGGATCGGCCGGACGCTGCACGGCGCTGGCTCGCCACCCTGGCCGCGACGACGATCCTGGTGATCGGTCTTCTCATGGCCCACGTCTTCACCGGCTGGGCCGAGCGGGTCGCCCCGGCCAAGGCTTTCCGGTCGCAGGATCCGATCCTGTTGGAACTCTACGATTGGGACGATCTTCCCATCGCGCTGGCGGCGCGCGGGTTCGAGCCCTCGCGGACCTTCATCGCCGCGACCCGTTGGGAGGATTGCGCCAAGGCCTTCTACGCCGTCGGGGACAGGTTCCGCAGCCTGTGCCTCGCAGGCGACAACATCCACTTCACTTATCTCGCCGATGCCGAGAAATTCCGTGGCATGGATGCCGTCATCATCGACAGGTATGCCAATCTCGATGCGGTCAGATATAATCTCGACAGGCATTTCGAGGCGTTCTCGGAAGAGGCGCCCATCCGCCTGAATTTCCACGGGCGCAAGATGCATGATCTCAGGATCGTCCGGGCGACCCATTTCGATGGGACCTGGCCAAAGCCCAGGATCGGCGCGAAAGGCCGCCAGTGA
- the ate gene encoding Putative arginyl-tRNA--protein transferase codes for MTSHPRDTPQFYLTAPSPCPYLPGQEERKVFTHLVGRRARDLNEILTQGGFRRSQTIAYRPACETCRACISVRVVVADFLPSASHRRILQRNADLIGNPEPNRPASEQYALFRRYLDARHGDGGMVDMTVLDYAMMIEDSHVDTHLVAYRRRGPDTAINGRGTGPTVALCLTDVLSDGLSMVYSFYDPAEAQRSLGTFMILDHIRRAASLGLPYLYLGYWVDGSRKMDYKARFRPQERLMGPGWQRVE; via the coding sequence GTGACGAGCCATCCCCGCGACACACCGCAATTCTATCTGACGGCGCCTTCGCCCTGCCCTTACCTGCCGGGGCAGGAGGAACGGAAGGTGTTCACCCATCTCGTGGGACGGCGCGCCCGTGACCTCAATGAGATCCTCACCCAGGGTGGCTTCCGGCGCTCGCAGACCATCGCCTATCGGCCGGCCTGCGAGACCTGCCGGGCCTGTATCTCGGTGCGGGTGGTGGTGGCAGATTTCCTGCCTTCGGCGAGTCATCGCCGCATCCTTCAGCGAAACGCGGATCTCATCGGCAATCCCGAGCCCAACCGCCCGGCCTCGGAGCAATATGCCCTGTTTCGCCGCTATCTCGATGCGCGCCATGGCGATGGCGGCATGGTCGACATGACCGTGCTCGACTACGCCATGATGATCGAGGACAGCCATGTGGACACCCATCTCGTGGCCTATCGCCGGCGTGGTCCCGATACGGCGATCAACGGCCGGGGCACCGGGCCGACCGTGGCCCTGTGCCTGACGGACGTGCTCTCCGACGGATTGTCGATGGTCTACTCCTTCTACGATCCGGCGGAGGCCCAGCGGTCGCTCGGGACCTTTATGATCCTCGACCATATCCGCCGCGCCGCCTCCCTCGGCCTGCCGTATCTCTATCTCGGCTATTGGGTCGATGGCTCGCGCAAGATGGACTACAAGGCCCGCTTCCGCCCCCAGGAACGCCTGATGGGACCGGGCTGGCAGCGGGTGGAGTAG
- the bfrD_1 gene encoding putative TonB-dependent receptor BfrD codes for MHPFARIRLITVLSAVPFLSDVRVVEAQAVAAVPGNHTEVTLDQLSVDGVGGNSVGYRANRSRSATKTDTQLIDTPQAVTVVTREQIQDQGFQGVTEALRYVPGVFLHQGAANRDEVVIRGQQSSADFYVNGIRDDAQYFRDLYNVERIEVLKGPNAMIFGRGGGGGVVNRVLKDATGTPVREVILQGGQYFNKRVAVDVGDRVSDSVFFRLNGMFEDSGTYRDYVDLRRWGINPTATILLGPETTLKLSYEYFHDDRTADRGIPSQLGRPYRYRDNIRTFFGNPDLSYSRVDAHIATAVLDHRFTSGVEMRSQFRYADYDKAYQVVYPSIRAGGAVNAAGTTVDLSAFNNDTPRTNYFNQNDFTYKFATGPLAHTLLAGFELGKQEGITYREDGFFATTGTQTLTVNPLSPVSRVPVSFRNLASASNSRYDLGLAAVYVQDQIEIGPHVQVIGGLRYDHFDFSSTDRRTNVTNSRIDDLLSPRVGLVFKPVDNLAFYGNYSVSYLPSAGDQFSALSEGLAIAEPERFENREVGVKWDVSSTLQLTGALYDLDRFNQRLADPNRPGFFLLSGQTNAKGVEIGANGFVTDWWQVAGGYAFTDARIVSGFSSAAIVPGNHVGLVPFNAVTVWNKFAVTPSFSFGVGAIHQTHTFAAADNTVRLPGYTRFDLGLFYQVTDLVRAQINIENVFDRGYIATADGNNNISPGAPRIVRAQVVAKF; via the coding sequence ATGCATCCCTTTGCCCGTATACGTCTGATCACGGTTCTCTCGGCCGTGCCTTTCCTATCGGACGTGCGGGTCGTGGAAGCACAGGCCGTCGCCGCCGTTCCCGGCAACCACACTGAAGTGACCCTCGACCAGCTCAGTGTGGACGGGGTGGGGGGCAATAGCGTTGGCTACCGCGCCAACCGCAGCCGGAGCGCGACGAAGACGGACACCCAGCTGATCGATACCCCGCAGGCCGTGACGGTCGTGACGCGCGAGCAGATCCAGGATCAGGGGTTCCAGGGCGTCACCGAAGCGTTGCGCTACGTGCCCGGCGTGTTCCTGCACCAGGGCGCCGCCAACCGGGACGAGGTCGTGATCCGCGGGCAGCAATCCAGCGCCGATTTCTACGTCAACGGTATCCGCGACGACGCGCAGTACTTCCGCGACCTCTACAACGTCGAGCGCATCGAAGTGCTCAAGGGACCGAACGCGATGATCTTCGGTCGCGGTGGCGGCGGTGGCGTCGTCAACCGCGTTCTCAAGGACGCTACCGGAACTCCGGTTCGGGAAGTCATCCTTCAAGGTGGCCAGTACTTCAACAAGCGGGTCGCCGTCGATGTCGGCGACCGGGTCTCGGACAGCGTGTTCTTCCGCCTCAATGGAATGTTCGAGGACAGCGGTACCTATCGTGACTACGTCGACCTGCGGCGCTGGGGCATCAATCCGACGGCAACGATCCTGCTCGGGCCCGAGACTACGCTGAAACTGTCCTACGAGTATTTCCACGACGACCGGACGGCGGATCGCGGCATCCCGTCCCAACTCGGGCGGCCCTATCGCTATCGCGACAACATCAGAACCTTCTTCGGCAATCCCGACCTCAGCTACTCGCGTGTGGACGCGCATATCGCGACGGCGGTTCTCGATCACCGCTTCACCTCGGGCGTCGAGATGCGGAGCCAGTTCCGCTATGCCGATTACGACAAGGCCTATCAGGTCGTGTATCCGAGCATCCGCGCCGGCGGTGCGGTGAACGCCGCCGGGACGACCGTCGATCTCAGCGCGTTCAACAACGACACGCCGAGGACGAACTACTTCAACCAGAACGATTTCACTTACAAATTCGCCACGGGGCCGCTGGCCCATACGCTGCTCGCGGGTTTCGAACTCGGCAAGCAGGAAGGCATCACTTACCGGGAAGACGGCTTCTTCGCGACGACCGGAACGCAGACGCTGACCGTCAATCCGCTCTCGCCGGTTTCGCGCGTTCCCGTCAGCTTCCGCAACCTGGCCTCGGCCTCCAACAGCCGCTACGACCTCGGACTGGCTGCGGTCTACGTCCAGGATCAGATCGAGATCGGTCCCCATGTCCAGGTGATCGGCGGCCTGCGCTACGATCACTTCGATTTCTCCTCGACGGACCGGCGCACCAACGTCACCAATTCCCGCATCGACGATCTGCTGTCGCCCAGGGTCGGGTTGGTGTTCAAGCCGGTGGACAACCTCGCCTTCTACGGCAACTACAGTGTGTCGTATCTGCCATCCGCCGGCGACCAATTCAGTGCCTTGTCCGAGGGGTTGGCCATCGCCGAACCGGAGCGGTTCGAGAACCGCGAGGTCGGCGTGAAATGGGACGTCTCGTCGACGCTCCAGCTGACGGGCGCTCTCTACGACCTCGACCGTTTCAACCAGCGGCTCGCCGATCCGAACCGCCCCGGCTTCTTCCTGCTGAGCGGCCAGACCAACGCGAAGGGCGTCGAGATCGGCGCCAACGGCTTCGTCACCGATTGGTGGCAGGTGGCGGGCGGCTATGCCTTCACCGATGCGCGCATCGTCAGCGGGTTCAGTTCTGCGGCCATCGTTCCGGGCAACCATGTCGGGTTGGTGCCGTTCAACGCGGTCACCGTGTGGAACAAGTTCGCGGTCACGCCGTCCTTCTCGTTCGGCGTCGGCGCGATCCACCAGACCCATACGTTCGCGGCGGCCGACAACACGGTCAGGCTCCCCGGTTACACCCGTTTCGACCTCGGCCTCTTCTATCAGGTCACGGATCTGGTGCGGGCGCAGATCAACATCGAGAACGTCTTCGACCGGGGCTACATCGCCACGGCGGACGGGAACAACAACATCAGCCCGGGCGCGCCAAGGATCGTTCGCGCCCAGGTCGTCGCCAAATTCTGA